A region from the Sandaracinus amylolyticus genome encodes:
- a CDS encoding PSD1 and planctomycete cytochrome C domain-containing protein, which translates to MLAVACGGNDEPPASQLVDYRRDILPIFSEHCFACHGPDEGRRLAGLRLDTRDDAIAERPDGRRAIAPGEPAASLVIERVRETDPARRMPPGGALSEAQIALLERWIAEGAQYERHWSFAPPSRPEVPGGAVDDAFDAFVLDRLAREGIEPSPAADPATLIRRVTLDLTGLPPTPAEVDAFVADPSDDAYAALVDRLLASPRHAEHLARDWLDFAGYGDTNGIYFDEERTMWPWRDWVIDAFARNEPFDDFLVAQIAGDLLPGASDDDVLATAFLRHAPTTEEGGIDEEEWRIQYAMDRASLVGGQLLGITVRCARCHDHKYDPIPARDFYRLTACFDRVRDRGRTAYQDDGVPLLAAQSPLQRAALDEVRAEMTRLRGELDAEGALARWESTVDRTAPSWIAPTYAALRTERGTILTEDAARSIVASGPVPNVETWWLDITAPAEIRAIRMELGGRRASDAPSISDVSARIERADRRTRVTFESASRLDGTAIPEIVDGRTTTKIYVESPTTIVLVPAETITLGEGETLSLRIDQRQGWSGVFRDIRVLVASEPRATLTDELDAILATPRASRTAAQQSLLRDHVARVHAEPATRAIAQRLSALEARERELAATPSTRVMRDDDPERVTHVRLRGQFDALGDRVTCGLPEVLTIDDPDARVRDRLELARWIVGPTSPTTARVIASHYVQLFFGRGLVGTPDDFGTRGEPPSHPELLDWLAIELRDGGWDMRALVRAIVTSDTYRQSSRIRADLLARDPQNRLFWRGPRGRLDAEVIRDQALFASGLLVESIGGPSVRPYHPDGLYEERQDSFGELVTYRPDRRPEQNHRRSLYTFWRRGSLLPSMAIVDAPSRVTPVARRDVTSTPTQALALMNEPVMVEAARHLAERMRREAGDDPDAQIRLAFRLLTARTPRDEEVAVLRAAYDAELDAALSDPSILGVLAIGESGRDSAGDPAAHAARTLVARTILNLSETLSRE; encoded by the coding sequence TTGCTCGCCGTCGCTTGCGGAGGGAACGACGAGCCACCCGCGTCGCAGCTCGTCGACTATCGGCGCGACATCCTGCCGATCTTCAGCGAGCACTGCTTCGCGTGCCACGGGCCGGACGAAGGACGACGCCTCGCGGGGCTGCGCCTCGACACGCGCGACGACGCGATCGCGGAGCGGCCCGACGGACGCCGCGCGATCGCGCCCGGGGAGCCCGCTGCCAGCCTGGTGATCGAGCGGGTGCGCGAGACCGATCCCGCGCGACGCATGCCGCCCGGCGGCGCGCTGAGCGAGGCGCAGATCGCGCTGCTCGAGCGATGGATCGCGGAGGGCGCGCAGTACGAGCGGCACTGGTCGTTCGCGCCTCCGTCGCGACCCGAGGTGCCCGGTGGTGCCGTCGACGACGCGTTCGACGCGTTCGTGCTCGATCGGCTCGCGCGTGAAGGCATCGAGCCTTCGCCGGCGGCCGATCCCGCGACGCTGATCCGTCGCGTCACGCTCGATCTCACCGGGCTTCCCCCGACGCCCGCGGAGGTCGATGCGTTCGTCGCCGATCCCAGCGACGACGCGTACGCCGCCCTCGTCGATCGTTTGCTCGCGTCGCCGCGCCATGCCGAGCACCTCGCGCGCGACTGGCTCGACTTCGCGGGCTACGGCGACACCAACGGCATCTACTTCGACGAAGAGCGCACGATGTGGCCGTGGCGCGACTGGGTCATCGACGCGTTCGCGCGCAACGAGCCGTTCGACGACTTCCTCGTCGCGCAGATCGCGGGCGATCTGCTGCCCGGCGCGAGCGACGACGACGTGCTCGCGACCGCGTTCCTGCGCCACGCGCCGACCACCGAAGAGGGCGGCATCGACGAAGAGGAGTGGCGCATCCAGTACGCGATGGATCGCGCGAGCCTCGTCGGCGGTCAGCTGCTCGGCATCACGGTGCGCTGCGCGCGCTGCCACGATCACAAGTACGATCCGATCCCGGCGCGCGACTTCTACCGACTGACCGCGTGCTTCGATCGTGTGCGCGATCGCGGGCGCACCGCGTACCAGGACGATGGCGTCCCGCTGCTCGCGGCGCAGAGCCCGCTGCAGCGCGCCGCGCTCGACGAGGTGCGCGCCGAGATGACGAGGCTGCGCGGAGAGCTCGACGCCGAGGGCGCGCTCGCGCGGTGGGAGAGCACGGTCGATCGCACCGCGCCGAGCTGGATCGCGCCGACGTACGCGGCGCTGCGCACCGAACGAGGCACGATCCTCACCGAGGACGCCGCGCGCTCGATCGTGGCGTCGGGACCGGTGCCCAACGTCGAGACGTGGTGGCTCGACATCACCGCGCCCGCGGAGATCCGCGCGATCCGCATGGAGCTCGGAGGACGCCGCGCGAGCGACGCGCCGTCGATCTCCGACGTGTCGGCGCGCATCGAGCGCGCGGATCGCCGCACGCGCGTGACCTTCGAGAGCGCGTCGCGCCTCGACGGCACCGCGATCCCCGAGATCGTCGATGGGCGCACCACGACGAAGATCTACGTCGAGTCGCCGACGACGATCGTGCTGGTGCCCGCGGAGACGATCACGCTGGGCGAGGGCGAGACGCTCTCGCTGCGCATCGATCAGCGACAAGGATGGAGCGGCGTGTTCCGCGACATCCGCGTGCTCGTCGCGTCCGAGCCGCGCGCGACGCTCACCGACGAGCTCGATGCGATCCTCGCGACCCCGCGCGCTTCGCGCACCGCTGCGCAACAATCGCTGCTGCGCGATCACGTCGCGCGCGTGCACGCCGAGCCCGCGACGCGCGCGATCGCCCAGCGTCTGTCCGCGCTGGAGGCCCGTGAGCGCGAGCTCGCCGCGACCCCGAGCACGCGCGTGATGCGCGACGACGATCCCGAGCGCGTCACCCACGTGCGGCTGCGCGGTCAGTTCGATGCGCTCGGCGATCGCGTGACGTGTGGGCTGCCCGAGGTGCTCACCATCGACGATCCCGACGCGCGCGTGCGCGACCGGCTCGAGCTGGCGCGATGGATCGTCGGCCCGACGAGCCCGACCACCGCGCGCGTGATCGCGAGCCACTACGTGCAGCTCTTCTTCGGGCGCGGGCTCGTGGGCACCCCCGACGACTTCGGCACGCGTGGCGAGCCCCCTTCGCACCCCGAGCTGCTCGACTGGCTCGCGATCGAATTGCGCGACGGCGGCTGGGACATGCGCGCGCTCGTCCGCGCGATCGTGACGAGCGACACCTATCGCCAGTCGTCGCGCATCCGCGCCGATCTGCTCGCGCGCGATCCCCAGAACCGCCTGTTCTGGCGCGGTCCGCGCGGGCGCCTCGATGCCGAGGTGATCCGCGATCAGGCGCTCTTCGCGAGCGGCTTGCTCGTCGAGTCGATCGGCGGGCCGAGCGTGCGTCCGTATCATCCCGACGGGCTCTACGAAGAGCGGCAGGACAGCTTCGGCGAGCTCGTCACGTATCGCCCCGATCGGCGCCCCGAGCAGAACCATCGTCGCTCGCTCTACACGTTCTGGCGGCGCGGCTCGCTCCTGCCCTCGATGGCAATCGTCGACGCGCCATCACGCGTCACGCCCGTCGCGCGGCGCGACGTCACCAGCACGCCGACCCAGGCGCTGGCGCTGATGAACGAGCCGGTGATGGTCGAGGCCGCGCGCCACCTCGCCGAGCGCATGCGGCGCGAAGCCGGCGACGATCCCGACGCGCAGATTCGTCTCGCGTTCCGGCTGCTCACCGCGCGCACGCCGCGCGACGAAGAGGTCGCGGTGCTGCGCGCGGCCTACGACGCCGAGCTCGACGCCGCCCTCAGCGATCCCTCGATCCTCGGCGTGCTCGCGATCGGCGAGTCCGGCCGCGACTCCGCGGGCGATCCCGCCGCCCACGCCGCGCGCACCCTCGTCGCGCGCACGATCCTGAACCTCAGCGAGACGCTCTCGAGGGAGTGA
- the lon gene encoding endopeptidase La, giving the protein MSHPESPLPLLPLRHGVVLPGRVTTIPVGRPRSRALADALRPGDRVLLAVQRDPSQEDPSLADLHPIATLARVTDKTDRGSRGVILVVEPTSRYRLISLLQTVPYWTARAELAEETSGGDEAQILATALRDHLRELAPGDSQLHELLRETRDPAVLADRVAAWMDTDDAKKTEVLLQLDVTARLRRVAELINEARAKAELRSKIDGEVRKELGKHQKEAMLRQQLRAIQKELGEGDDKDELREKLDAMELPEEVREVVDRELRRLDQVGPNQAEGNVIRTYLQWIADLPWTDRAPASSDIDAVAQKLEEDHYGLDDVKRRILEHMAVLKLSGASSNAARGTILCLVGPPGVGKTSLAQSVAAATGRPLQRVSLGGVRDEAEIRGHRRTYIGALPGRLIAAMRKAKVKNPVIVLDEIDKMGRGWQGDPEAALLEVLDPEQNKNFTDHYMELPFDLSEVLFIATANDLSTLSAPLRDRLEIIEVTGYTAEEKVQIAHRHLVPQQLVKAGMPEKSVLFADEILAAIVRDYTREAGVRQLAREIQKVARSVALDVARAKTDEHGEREAVTVTSEHLKKSLGKPRFLSDMAERGNAPGIAAGLAWTPVGGDILYIETTKMPGKGRLEITGQLGDVMKESARAALAYLRSRADEYGVDPEFLEKHDLHIHVPAGAIPKDGPSAGVTMFTALASLLTGRRVRSDVAMTGEATLRGRVLPIGGVKSKVLAAHRAGFKRVILPKLNERDIDDVPESVRGELEFVIAEEMREVLAAALEPDPVAVDAGPTTPSTPKGGGEGAVIA; this is encoded by the coding sequence ATGAGCCACCCGGAATCCCCGCTTCCCCTGCTGCCGCTCCGGCACGGCGTCGTGCTGCCGGGTCGTGTGACCACCATCCCGGTGGGTCGACCCCGCTCGCGCGCCCTCGCGGACGCGCTTCGCCCTGGTGATCGCGTCCTGCTCGCCGTGCAGCGCGATCCTTCGCAGGAAGATCCTTCGCTCGCCGATCTCCACCCGATCGCGACGCTCGCGCGAGTGACCGACAAGACGGACCGCGGCTCGCGTGGTGTGATCCTCGTCGTCGAGCCCACCTCGCGCTACCGCCTGATCTCGCTGCTCCAGACGGTGCCGTACTGGACCGCGCGTGCCGAGCTCGCCGAGGAGACGAGCGGCGGTGACGAGGCCCAGATCCTCGCGACCGCGCTGCGCGATCACCTCCGCGAGCTCGCCCCCGGCGACTCGCAGCTGCACGAGCTGCTGCGCGAGACCCGCGACCCCGCCGTGCTCGCCGATCGTGTCGCCGCGTGGATGGACACCGACGACGCGAAGAAGACCGAGGTGCTCCTCCAGCTCGACGTCACCGCGCGCCTGCGCCGCGTCGCCGAGCTGATCAACGAGGCGCGCGCCAAGGCCGAGCTGCGCAGCAAGATCGACGGCGAGGTCCGCAAGGAGCTCGGCAAGCACCAGAAGGAGGCGATGCTGCGCCAGCAGCTGCGCGCCATCCAGAAGGAGCTCGGCGAGGGCGACGACAAGGACGAGCTGCGCGAGAAGCTCGACGCGATGGAGCTCCCCGAGGAGGTCCGCGAGGTCGTCGATCGCGAGCTGCGTCGGCTCGACCAGGTCGGGCCGAACCAGGCCGAGGGCAACGTGATCCGCACGTACCTGCAGTGGATCGCGGATCTGCCGTGGACCGATCGCGCGCCTGCCTCGAGCGACATCGACGCGGTCGCGCAGAAGCTCGAAGAGGACCACTACGGCCTCGACGACGTGAAGCGCCGGATCCTCGAGCACATGGCCGTGCTCAAGCTGAGCGGCGCGAGCAGCAACGCGGCGCGCGGCACGATCCTCTGCCTCGTCGGTCCGCCCGGCGTGGGCAAGACCTCGCTCGCGCAGTCGGTCGCGGCGGCGACCGGTCGTCCTCTGCAGCGCGTGTCGCTCGGCGGCGTGCGTGACGAGGCGGAGATCCGCGGTCATCGCCGCACGTACATCGGCGCGCTGCCCGGTCGTCTGATCGCGGCGATGCGCAAGGCGAAGGTGAAGAACCCCGTCATCGTCCTCGACGAGATCGACAAGATGGGGCGCGGCTGGCAGGGCGATCCCGAGGCCGCGCTGCTCGAGGTGCTCGACCCCGAGCAGAACAAGAACTTCACCGACCACTACATGGAGCTGCCCTTCGATCTCTCGGAGGTGCTCTTCATCGCGACCGCGAACGATCTCTCGACGCTCTCCGCGCCGCTCCGTGATCGCCTCGAGATCATCGAGGTGACCGGCTACACGGCCGAGGAGAAGGTGCAGATCGCGCATCGCCACCTCGTCCCGCAGCAGCTCGTGAAGGCGGGCATGCCCGAGAAGAGCGTGCTGTTCGCCGACGAGATCCTCGCGGCGATCGTCCGCGACTACACGCGCGAGGCCGGTGTTCGTCAGCTCGCGCGCGAGATCCAGAAGGTCGCTCGCTCGGTGGCGCTCGACGTCGCCCGCGCGAAGACCGACGAGCACGGTGAGCGCGAGGCGGTGACGGTCACGTCCGAGCATCTGAAGAAGAGCCTCGGCAAGCCGCGCTTCCTCTCCGACATGGCGGAGCGCGGCAACGCACCCGGCATCGCGGCAGGCCTCGCGTGGACGCCGGTGGGAGGCGACATCCTCTACATCGAGACCACGAAGATGCCGGGGAAGGGCCGCCTCGAGATCACGGGGCAGCTCGGCGACGTGATGAAGGAGTCGGCGCGCGCTGCGCTCGCCTACCTCCGGAGCCGCGCCGACGAGTACGGCGTCGATCCCGAGTTCCTCGAGAAGCACGACCTGCACATCCACGTGCCGGCCGGTGCGATCCCGAAGGACGGCCCGAGCGCGGGCGTCACGATGTTCACCGCGCTCGCATCGCTGCTCACCGGACGTCGCGTTCGCAGCGACGTCGCGATGACCGGTGAGGCCACGCTCCGCGGACGCGTGCTGCCGATCGGCGGCGTGAAGTCCAAGGTGCTCGCGGCGCACCGCGCCGGGTTCAAGCGGGTGATCCTTCCGAAGCTGAACGAGCGCGACATCGACGACGTGCCGGAGTCGGTGCGCGGCGAGCTCGAGTTCGTGATCGCCGAGGAGATGCGCGAGGTGCTCGCGGCCGCGCTCGAGCCCGATCCGGTCGCGGTCGACGCGGGCCCGACGACTCCGTCGACGCCGAAGGGCGGCGGCGAAGGCGCCGTGATCGCGTGA
- a CDS encoding C39 family peptidase translates to MTMTPEQILDAVDADLGAERYAQASQKITSLGSLAALPPALWGRAVLRSLRCRLLAGEPVDRIAIDARAQLVRAEDPKVRARLHTEIAYSFVAKRCEALAREEVEHARVAWPEGSVWATALSWVALRFDHRDEALARAEEGTRLEEPESAQMLLARVHYVCGRFDAALSTLGSLVDAPRHRVAALRLRADVDRVRGDWQGFLDHVARILEVTPGGAHRRRDQLDRASALFALGRREEGAEVYRALWREDADDGEGRFAREVLNHLERGAAGERKRVMLPAFPTVQQKRNYCGPASLELVLRSLGIDVDQDRIAPEVKGDRGSTLHAMTTYLESHGLVTRRFEGDASRFRACLELGLPVIVEEEYSTTSHVAVMIGVDEELGLLFVQDPMTHVTSERLIHTQGSLGKLYRNAAIVAFRAGDEKAIAALDAAGVKDAEHIRIIDSCATPDVERDPEEILRRCDRAIALERDYPLAWNRRTHALFRHFAQYRAQTNLARFLAALREARVRYHDQEWPHQIHGWYLMDEGRWEEALIELEEALRLDPGDSNNAQDIAECHMSMKRRADADAAFWKTLTIDPTHARATENFASHALEGGAIELAEHLSRCARVMAPNNPFNWMTASKIAEKLGKRDEAITLARKCMEISPRYTYGAIHLAQMLSTDRDDAQRDEALEIVSRLSREAPLWFEPRWRAAQMLEERGRIQEAVDLLVAGLEIAQDEPVDLLRTLTAILHDAGDTEREVEYAERFAMARPTVGMLGVLFDVLERADRHARLLEVLHDFHAQSPDSPYACAQLAARVVGQDDDDAQAIALFEKAVQGSPTYAWARRCLATLKGRDDADGAIALLARAPGAKDAYVELDRAAQLVEVRRWDEASDVLAPFEGQLGWSGQELRNRIVLRDREAKDALDPSSSELRAQLAFAGSLGRFDVVREIDARLPADDASARTILIASTDGWDELRPLVDARLARLEGDPRAVHYDRTWAYAVLAGSRAVSGDRAAFDALIAHERNPKLLVASISTAHHVRHAELVRAAREAIAMLGEDRAETWITRARLRASEGAHEAAIEAAQIATERFPHSLAGWSMLAVELLMVDRLDEAQHAARRGARGWQPWVAEHEAAGLVALVRGDRELAAKHAHAAYSRLVARGFAEDTFPLVVALRAALGGDEARLEWARVQPDLHRDPSAPLWGRLAEIARAARAVST, encoded by the coding sequence ATGACGATGACACCCGAGCAGATCCTCGACGCGGTCGACGCCGATCTCGGCGCCGAGCGGTACGCGCAGGCGAGCCAGAAGATCACCTCGCTCGGCTCGCTGGCCGCGCTGCCACCGGCGCTGTGGGGGCGCGCGGTGCTGCGCTCGCTGCGGTGCCGGCTGCTCGCGGGTGAGCCGGTGGATCGCATCGCGATCGACGCGCGCGCCCAGCTCGTGCGCGCCGAGGACCCGAAGGTGCGCGCGCGGCTGCACACCGAGATCGCGTACTCGTTCGTCGCGAAGCGCTGCGAGGCGCTCGCGCGCGAGGAGGTCGAGCACGCGCGCGTCGCGTGGCCCGAGGGCAGCGTGTGGGCGACCGCGCTCTCGTGGGTCGCGCTGCGCTTCGATCATCGCGACGAAGCGCTGGCGCGCGCCGAAGAGGGCACGCGCCTCGAGGAGCCCGAGAGCGCGCAGATGCTGCTCGCGCGCGTGCACTACGTGTGCGGGCGCTTCGACGCCGCGCTGAGCACGCTGGGATCGCTCGTCGATGCGCCGCGCCATCGGGTGGCCGCGCTGCGGCTGCGCGCCGACGTCGACCGGGTGCGCGGTGACTGGCAGGGGTTCCTCGATCACGTCGCGCGCATCCTCGAGGTCACGCCGGGGGGCGCGCATCGCCGTCGTGATCAGCTCGATCGTGCGAGCGCGCTGTTCGCGCTCGGTCGTCGCGAGGAGGGCGCCGAGGTCTATCGCGCGCTGTGGCGCGAGGACGCGGACGACGGGGAAGGGCGCTTCGCGCGCGAGGTGCTGAACCACCTCGAGCGCGGCGCGGCGGGCGAGCGCAAGCGCGTGATGCTCCCGGCGTTCCCGACGGTGCAGCAGAAGCGCAACTACTGCGGGCCCGCTTCGCTCGAGCTGGTGCTGCGCTCGCTGGGCATCGACGTCGATCAGGATCGCATCGCGCCCGAGGTGAAGGGCGATCGTGGATCGACGCTCCACGCGATGACGACGTACCTCGAGTCGCACGGGCTCGTGACGCGCCGCTTCGAGGGCGACGCGTCGCGCTTCCGCGCGTGCCTCGAGCTCGGATTGCCGGTGATCGTCGAGGAGGAGTACTCCACGACGAGCCACGTCGCGGTGATGATCGGCGTCGACGAGGAGCTCGGGCTGCTCTTCGTGCAGGACCCGATGACGCACGTCACGTCGGAGCGCCTGATCCACACCCAGGGCTCGCTCGGGAAGCTCTATCGCAACGCGGCGATCGTCGCGTTCCGGGCCGGCGACGAGAAGGCGATCGCGGCGCTCGATGCCGCGGGGGTGAAGGACGCCGAGCACATCCGGATCATCGACTCGTGCGCGACGCCGGACGTCGAGCGCGACCCCGAGGAGATCCTGCGGCGCTGCGATCGCGCGATCGCGCTCGAGCGCGACTACCCGCTCGCCTGGAATCGGCGCACCCACGCGCTCTTCCGGCACTTCGCGCAGTACCGCGCGCAGACGAACCTCGCGCGCTTCCTCGCGGCGCTGCGCGAGGCGCGCGTTCGTTATCACGACCAGGAGTGGCCGCATCAGATCCACGGCTGGTACCTGATGGACGAGGGGCGCTGGGAAGAGGCGCTCATCGAGCTCGAGGAGGCGCTGCGCCTCGACCCCGGCGACTCGAACAACGCGCAGGACATCGCCGAGTGCCACATGAGCATGAAGCGACGCGCCGACGCGGACGCGGCGTTCTGGAAGACGCTCACGATCGATCCGACGCACGCGCGCGCGACCGAGAACTTCGCGTCGCACGCGCTCGAGGGCGGCGCGATCGAGCTCGCCGAGCACCTCTCGCGGTGCGCGCGGGTGATGGCGCCGAACAACCCGTTCAACTGGATGACGGCGTCGAAGATCGCGGAGAAGCTCGGCAAGCGCGACGAGGCGATCACGCTCGCGCGCAAGTGCATGGAGATCTCGCCGCGCTACACGTACGGCGCGATCCACCTCGCGCAGATGCTCTCGACCGATCGCGACGACGCGCAGCGCGACGAGGCGCTCGAGATCGTGTCGCGCCTGTCGCGCGAGGCGCCGCTCTGGTTCGAGCCGCGCTGGCGCGCCGCGCAGATGCTCGAGGAGCGCGGGCGCATCCAAGAGGCGGTCGATCTGCTCGTCGCGGGGCTCGAGATCGCGCAGGACGAGCCGGTCGATCTGCTGCGCACGCTGACCGCGATCCTCCACGACGCGGGCGACACCGAGCGCGAGGTCGAGTACGCGGAGCGCTTCGCGATGGCGCGCCCCACCGTGGGCATGCTGGGCGTGCTGTTCGACGTGCTCGAGCGCGCGGATCGCCACGCGCGATTGCTCGAGGTGCTGCACGACTTCCACGCGCAGAGCCCGGACTCGCCGTACGCCTGCGCGCAGCTCGCGGCGCGTGTCGTCGGGCAGGACGACGACGACGCACAGGCGATCGCGCTCTTCGAGAAGGCGGTGCAGGGCTCGCCGACGTACGCGTGGGCACGTCGTTGTCTCGCGACGCTGAAGGGGCGCGACGACGCGGACGGTGCGATCGCGCTGCTCGCGAGAGCGCCCGGCGCGAAGGACGCGTACGTCGAGCTCGATCGTGCGGCGCAGCTGGTCGAGGTGCGGCGCTGGGACGAGGCGAGCGACGTGCTCGCGCCGTTCGAGGGTCAGCTCGGATGGAGCGGTCAGGAGCTGCGCAATCGCATCGTGCTGCGCGATCGCGAGGCGAAGGACGCGCTCGATCCGAGCTCGAGCGAGCTGCGCGCGCAGCTCGCGTTCGCGGGATCGCTCGGGCGCTTCGACGTGGTGCGCGAGATCGACGCGCGGCTGCCCGCGGACGACGCATCGGCGCGCACGATCCTGATCGCGTCGACGGATGGATGGGACGAGCTGCGCCCGCTCGTCGACGCACGTCTCGCGCGGCTCGAGGGCGATCCGCGCGCGGTGCACTACGACCGCACCTGGGCGTACGCGGTGCTCGCGGGCAGCCGCGCGGTGAGCGGAGATCGCGCGGCGTTCGACGCGCTGATCGCGCACGAGCGCAACCCGAAGCTGCTCGTCGCGTCGATCAGCACCGCGCACCACGTGCGTCATGCCGAGCTCGTGCGCGCGGCGCGCGAGGCGATCGCGATGCTGGGCGAGGATCGCGCCGAGACGTGGATCACGCGCGCGCGACTCCGCGCGTCGGAAGGCGCGCACGAGGCGGCGATCGAGGCGGCGCAGATCGCGACCGAGCGCTTCCCCCACTCGCTCGCGGGGTGGTCGATGCTCGCGGTCGAGCTGCTGATGGTCGACCGCCTCGACGAGGCGCAGCACGCGGCGCGACGCGGCGCGCGCGGATGGCAGCCCTGGGTGGCCGAGCACGAGGCGGCAGGTCTGGTCGCGCTGGTGCGCGGAGATCGCGAGCTCGCGGCGAAGCACGCGCATGCGGCGTACTCGCGGCTCGTCGCGCGCGGGTTCGCGGAGGACACGTTCCCGCTGGTCGTCGCGCTGCGCGCGGCACTCGGGGGCGACGAGGCGCGCCTCGAGTGGGCGCGTGTGCAGCCGGACCTCCATCGCGATCCGAGCGCGCCGCTGTGGGGACGGCTCGCGGAGATCGCGCGCGCCGCGCGCGCCGTGTCGACCTGA
- the prfA gene encoding peptide chain release factor 1, translated as MLPVDKLESLAMRHEELEELLCRADVISDGKRYAQLRREHGELGPLVETFARWKKTSKQLEDDRAALADPDLREMAEEEIPTLEAELDTLAKELEVLLLPSDPNDARNTIVEIRSGTGGEEAALFASDLFRMYTRYADRVGWKVEILDTSHASAGGYKEIVASFSGDRVYSRMRFEGGVHRVQRVPATESQGRIHTSTATVAVLPEADEVDVDIDEKDLEISIAASGGPGGQGVNTTNSAVQILHRPSGIIVKCQDERSQIKNKARAMKVLRARLLEREQAAHDAQIAAERRGMVGSGERSEKIRTYNYPQNRVTDHRIGLTLHKLDAVMNGDVDELLSALRASHQAALLEAQSRG; from the coding sequence ATGCTCCCGGTCGACAAGCTCGAATCCCTCGCGATGCGTCACGAGGAGCTCGAAGAGCTCCTCTGCCGCGCCGACGTGATCAGCGACGGCAAACGCTACGCGCAGCTGCGCCGCGAGCACGGTGAGCTCGGCCCGCTGGTCGAGACGTTCGCGCGCTGGAAGAAGACCTCGAAGCAGCTCGAGGACGATCGCGCCGCGCTCGCGGATCCCGATCTGCGCGAGATGGCGGAGGAAGAGATCCCGACGCTCGAGGCCGAGCTCGACACGCTCGCCAAGGAGCTCGAGGTCCTGCTCCTGCCGAGCGATCCCAACGACGCGCGCAACACGATCGTCGAGATCCGCAGCGGCACCGGCGGCGAGGAGGCGGCGCTCTTCGCGTCGGATCTCTTCCGCATGTACACGCGCTACGCGGATCGTGTGGGCTGGAAGGTCGAGATCCTCGACACGAGCCACGCGAGCGCGGGCGGCTACAAGGAGATCGTCGCGTCGTTCAGCGGCGATCGTGTGTACTCGCGCATGCGCTTCGAGGGCGGCGTGCATCGCGTGCAGCGCGTGCCCGCGACCGAGTCGCAGGGGCGCATCCACACCTCGACCGCGACCGTCGCGGTGCTGCCCGAGGCCGACGAGGTCGACGTCGACATCGACGAGAAGGACCTCGAGATCTCGATCGCGGCGAGCGGCGGGCCCGGCGGTCAGGGCGTCAACACCACGAACAGCGCGGTGCAGATCCTCCACCGTCCGAGCGGCATCATCGTGAAGTGCCAGGACGAGCGCTCGCAGATCAAGAACAAGGCGCGCGCGATGAAGGTGCTGCGCGCGCGCTTGCTCGAGCGCGAGCAAGCGGCGCACGACGCGCAGATCGCGGCGGAGCGTCGCGGCATGGTCGGCAGCGGCGAGCGCAGCGAGAAGATCCGCACCTACAACTACCCGCAGAACCGCGTGACCGATCACCGCATCGGCCTGACGCTGCACAAGCTCGACGCGGTGATGAACGGCGACGTCGACGAGCTGCTGAGCGCGCTGCGCGCGAGCCATCAGGCCGCGCTGCTCGAGGCGCAGTCCCGCGGCTGA
- a CDS encoding DUF1385 domain-containing protein translates to MSTQEARPYIGGQAVIEGVMMRAPGGVAVAVRRPDGQIVVKDGPLPAALRSPIWKIPGLRGIGTLYESLSLGYSALQFSADQQGEEEAPKRTGIASMLPVLLFPAMLATQDPEPTSSGGGASSGGSRAAMFVSTLLALGLFIALPQLLATGAGWLIGADLDLGDWRFHALTGVFKLVVLTTYLVAISRIPEIRRVFQYHGAEHKTIFAYEAGLAPTVDNVRAQSTLHPRCGTTFLITVVIVSVILGSIVTPLVLPGASGIGGQIATLALRISLLPAIAAISYELQRFSARYCTTGPLRVLLWPGFLFQKITTREPDDAQIEVAIASMQSAFWRQREGDRAPASDQVRVFPSLDGALAHYAGSR, encoded by the coding sequence GTGAGCACGCAGGAAGCACGGCCTTACATCGGCGGTCAGGCCGTCATCGAAGGCGTCATGATGCGCGCGCCGGGCGGCGTCGCCGTCGCGGTGCGCAGGCCCGACGGGCAGATCGTCGTCAAGGACGGTCCGCTCCCCGCGGCGCTGCGCAGCCCGATCTGGAAGATCCCGGGGCTGCGCGGGATCGGGACGCTGTACGAGTCGCTCTCGCTCGGGTATTCGGCGCTCCAGTTCAGCGCGGACCAGCAGGGCGAAGAAGAGGCGCCGAAGCGCACCGGCATCGCGTCGATGCTCCCGGTGCTGCTCTTCCCCGCGATGCTCGCGACCCAGGACCCCGAGCCCACCTCGTCGGGCGGCGGCGCATCGAGCGGCGGCTCGCGCGCGGCGATGTTCGTGTCCACGCTGCTCGCGCTCGGGCTCTTCATCGCGCTCCCGCAGCTCCTCGCGACCGGCGCGGGCTGGCTGATCGGCGCGGACCTCGATCTCGGCGACTGGCGCTTCCACGCGCTGACCGGCGTGTTCAAGCTCGTCGTGCTCACGACGTACCTCGTCGCGATCTCGCGGATCCCCGAGATTCGTCGGGTCTTCCAGTACCACGGCGCCGAGCACAAGACGATCTTCGCGTACGAAGCGGGGCTCGCGCCCACCGTCGACAACGTGCGCGCGCAGTCGACGCTGCACCCGCGCTGCGGCACGACGTTCCTGATCACCGTGGTGATCGTGTCGGTGATCCTCGGCTCGATCGTCACGCCGCTCGTGCTCCCGGGCGCGAGCGGGATCGGCGGACAGATCGCGACGCTCGCGCTGCGCATCTCGCTGCTTCCGGCGATCGCCGCGATCTCGTACGAGCTCCAGCGCTTCTCGGCGCGCTACTGCACGACGGGCCCGCTGCGGGTGCTGCTGTGGCCGGGGTTCCTCTTCCAGAAGATCACGACGCGCGAGCCCGACGACGCGCAGATCGAGGTCGCGATCGCGTCGATGCAGAGCGCGTTCTGGCGCCAGCGCGAAGGCGATCGTGCGCCCGCGAGCGATCAGGTGCGCGTCTTCCCGTCGCTCGACGGCGCGCTCGCGCACTACGCAGGATCGCGTTGA